Proteins from one Rosa chinensis cultivar Old Blush chromosome 7, RchiOBHm-V2, whole genome shotgun sequence genomic window:
- the LOC112180011 gene encoding WAT1-related protein At1g68170, which produces MGSLSKHCIELRNRRGCECICNLLNGLKPVLGMLLVSVLGAVLNIFYKLVAIDGMNLRVFVAYRVILATVFLVPLAHVVERNKRPKLTWIILLQAFLCGLFGVILALNLYLESIVLVSATFAAAMNNLLPAITFIMAVCLRMEKLVIRSVPGAAKVVGSLVGIGGAMIFTLYKGTIIQIWSTHPHLFHMNKNTSSSQANHSANPALGSVLAVVSCLCAATWYIIQGKMSKTYPCVLSCTALVSVMATIQSVILALCMERDWSKWKLGWNIRLLGVVYSGIVSSGLAMCLTLWCMNMRGPLFVSSFNPVTLIVVAIFGSLLLQEKLYLGSILGASLIICGLYVLLWGKSKEMKKPMRVEPVLETPRPSETQAIEIVTSTSPIEPSVNTSTENDNNNNTNDSLIAVGHLDTMNLEIEIDFRLRS; this is translated from the exons ATGGGGTCTCTCTCTAAACACTGCATAGAGCTGAGGAATCGGAGGGGCTGCGAGTGTATCTGtaatttgttaaatgggttgaAACCAGTGCTGGGAATGCTGTTGGTAAGTGTTTTAGGTGCAGTGTTGAACATATTCTACAAACTGGTCGCTATTGATGGAATGAACTTGAGGGTCTTCGTCGCCTACCGCGTCATCTTGGCCACTGTCTTCTTGGTGCCTCTCGCTCACGTAGTTGAAAG GAACAAAAGACCAAAACTTACGTGGATTATACTACTGCAAGCATTTCTCTGTGGGTTATTTGG GGTAATACTGGCTCTAAACCTATACCTGGAGAGCATAGTATTGGTATCTGCTACATTCGCTGCCGCGATGAATAATCTGTTACCCGCCATCACCTTCATAATGGCGGTATGTTTGAGGATGGAGAAATTAGTCATAAGAAGCGTTCCAGGGGCGGCGAAAGTTGTCGGCTCACTGGTCGGGATCGGAGGGGCGATGATCTTCACTCTCTACAAAGGCACAATTATACAAATCTGGTCTACACATCCTCACCTTTTTCATATGAACAAAAACACTTCTTCATCACAGGCAAATCACTCTGCCAATCCAGCCTTGGGCTCTGTTTTAGCTGTAGTCAGCTGTTTATGCGCTGCAACTTGGTACATAATTCAG GGTAAAATGAGTAAAACATACCCATGCGTATTGTCCTGCACAGCTCTAGTCTCTGTAATGGCAACAATCCAATCTGTCATTTTGGCCTTATGTATGGAAAGGGACTGGAGTAAATGGAAGTTGGGTTGGAATATTAGACTTCTTGGAGTTGTTTATTCG GGAATAGTGAGTTCAGGACTTGCAATGTGCTTGACTTTATGGTGTATGAATATGAGAGGGCCGTTGTTTGTATCAAGTTTTAACCCTGTAACGCTCATAGTCGTAGCCATTTTCGGCTCTTTGCTGCTCCAAGAGAAGTTGTACCTAGGAAG CATACTTGGAGCATCGCTaattatatgtggattatacgTACTATTGTGGGGTAAAAGCAAGGAAATGAAGAAGCCGATGAGAGTCGAACCGGTACTTGAAACCCCGCGACCGTCCGAAACTCAAGCCATTGAAATTGTTACTTCAACATCTCCTATAGAGCCGAGCGTTAACACCAGTACTGAGAATGATAATAACAACAACACAAATGATAGTTTAATTG CTGTTGGACACTTGGACACCATGAACTTGGAAATAGAGATCGACTTCAGACTACGGAGCTAA